CCACTGCGGCCGGGGTGATAGTTACGCGCTGCTTGAATGATTTCCGGGGAAACGGACGAGGTGCTGTTGCACCAGATACCGCTGGTCTGGGAGTGGAGCAAAAGCGGAAAGAGACTTTGAAGAACACCGACCAGGGCGAAGATGAGAAAGCGCATGTGTTCTATCACTGTCGATGGTGCTGGAGTGACGCGAAGATGCGGAAAGGAGTTGTCCGTTCGTGCTGCTGTGAGGAAAAGAATTTCAGGGCCACTTTACAACTCAACAAAGTCTACTACGCTTTGGTGGGGACCGTGCGGTCAAGACCAAGAACGCAAGGTCCTGAAGCGGTACCCTTGCGGAGAGTTAGTACACATGCGTGACGACAGTAATAAGGAAGTATACGAACAGTGAGCTGCAAAGGTTATCGATCACCTGGGCCAAGCAGCCGGAAAATGTACCTCGCAAGCTCCAGCGGGATGCGTGCGATCCATGGCCCAACTAGTAGCCCATTGCCTACAAGTAAGTGGTATTTAACAATGCGAGAAACATTTTGTTAAAGGATCACGCCATTTTCTTCTTTGTCTTTTTCATTTTCTCCTTTGTACTTGCGGCAAGTTCCTTTGTCTTTTTCATTTTCTCCTTTGTACTTGCGGCAAGTTCCTTTGTCTTTTTCATTTTCTCCTTTGCACTTGCGGCAAGTTCCTTTGTCTTTTTCATTTTCTCCTTTGTACTTGCGGCAAGTTCCTTTGTCTTTTTCATTTTCTCCTTTGTACTTGCGGCAAGTTCCTTTGTCTTTTTCATTTTCTCCTTTGTACTTGCGGCAAGTTCCTTTGTCTTTTTCATTTTCTCCTTTGCACTTGCGGCAAGTTCCTTTGTCTTTTTCATTTTCTCCTTTGTACTTGCGGCAAGTTCCTTTGTCTTTTTCATTTTCTCCTTTGCACTTGCGGCAAGTTCCTTTGTCTTTTTCATTTTCTCCTTTGTCTTTTTCATTTTGGCAAAGCACTTTTTGGTTTTGCCCTCGCAATTGGCGGTGCTCTGCCCTCAAACCGGCGTTCTTCGCTGCCAAATAGCGTCGGCACGCGCCGTTTCGACCGGATTACTTCGTTTGCAGTGGGATCTTCATTTAACAGCCCCTCCGCGCCGTAAAGGAGGCTCCCGATTTCGAATACTTCAAGTCGGGACGGTCGGAGCTCACGATGGATCTTTCGGCGGAGTGGTCGGCTGGATGGCCGGAGGTCGGAATGACGATCGTGCCAGCCCCAACAGGACTGTGTTCCCTCTTGATCTATACGAAGAATGGGCTCCGTTTGGTGCATTTTGCGAAGGTGTAATGGGGAATAGGGTGGTGTAAGTGACTATGGGTCAGGCTGCTAAATGTGGCCCTATGTTGACCTCATGTTCATGAACGTTGCCTCCCATGTTCATGAAGGTTGCCCTCACTGTTCATGAAGGTTGCCCTCACTGTTCATGAAGGTTGCCTTCACTGTTCATGAAGGTTGCCCTCACTGTTCATGAAGGTTGCCCTCACTGTTCATGAAGGTTGCCCTCACTGTTCATGAACGTTGCCCTCACTGTTCATGAAGGTTGCCTCCCATGTTCATGAACGTTGCCCCTCATGTTCATGAAGGTTGCCTCCCATGTTCATGAACATTGCCCCTCATGTTCATGAAGGTTGCCTCCCATGTTCATGAACATTGCCCCTTAGGTTCATGAACATTGCCCACCATGTCATACGACATTGCCCACCATGTCGACTGTAGTTGCCCACCATGTCGACTGACGTTGCCCACCATGTCGACTGACGTTGCCCACCATGTCGACTGACATTGCCCACCATGTCGACTGACATTGCCCACCATGTCGACTGACATTGCCCACCATGTCGACAGACATTGCCCACCATGTCGACTGACGTTGCCCACCATGTCGACTGACATTGCCCACCATGTCGACTGACATTGCCCACCATGTCGACTGACATTGCCCACCACTACGACTGTAGTTGCCCACCACTACGACTGTAGTTGCCCACCACTACGAGCGTAGTTGCCCACCACTACGACTGTAGTTGCCCACCACTACGACCGTAGTTGCCCACCACTACGACTGTAGTTGCCCACCACTACGACTGTAGGTGCCCATCACTACGACTGTAGTTGCCCGACACTACGCTTGTAGTTGCCCACCTCGACGACTGTAGTTGTCCAGCACTACGCCTGACCTTGCGCACGAGCGGGCCGTAAATGCCCGATATGTCCATAAACCCCTCGTATTGACGGCGGCCTCCGGTGGGTAAGGTTTCTTGGCCTCTTGGTTGGCTTGGGTTTGGGCTTTTGGTCCCTAGTCCAGTGGCTTCTGGCGTTGGCTGGTATGGTTGCCATGCCACAGGCAGGCCATAGGTTGAGGTGGTTGGTGGGTAGGTTGGTATTGAAGGGGCTAGCATAAGCTTCTCTCCTCAAGCACAGGAGTACCTGCCGGCCCGTATGTACTGCTCTGTGCCGAGCACTGCCGACCTTGATCACATTATGGGGAAGGGAATCCCGTGCGAGTTGGGTACACGGCCCGGGCCACATGGGTGATACTTCCAGAGTATTGGCTTGGCCCGGGTGGGTAGACAACGCAGGGTCCCGAAGCGGAGACTTATTCTATGTTAAAAACAAGCATAACGTAAAGTTTTTTTCAGGCATTAGGACTCCAGCCATGAACCAAGGATGAGGCCCACCCTTGATCCATGTTGTTGGCCGTTGCCATCATGCCTATCCCTGTTAGGTTGCTCTTCAGCAGAGCCTGCTTCCGTTTGGACACGACATACGAAGTACGGCAATCCGATCAATTCTGCACTAATTGCCGCTGCTCATAGGGCCGGTTGTTGCGGATCACGGCGCAAACACAATGGATGATCTTATTACGGACCGCATTGACAACCAATATCGGCTTCTTGCCTTCAGATACTTTGCGTTGGAAGTAGACCTTTAATTCTCCTTCGCGTTGCACGTTGGCAAGTGCAGCCATGTGGAGCATGGTCTTAAGGATCTTGTTGGCTTGATGTGATACTTGCGTTCGTCCGCGAATACTGCTACCAGAACTACGCTCAAATGGAGCTACACCAGCATGACATGCCAGTTCGCGTGGGTTCGTAAATCGATGGAAGCCATCGGTGAGCGCGATCAAATAGCTCGCTAATTGTGGGCCTACGCCGGGGATCGTGAGCAACAGGTTGTATTGTTCACTGGTTATATCATCGGCTTTGATCTGTGCCATGATCAGTTGCTCTACGCGTATCACGGCACGATCAGAAGCAACGATCAAACGCTTGTCAAGTTGGTCGAACGCCTTTTTAATGTCCTTGTCCATGTAGCGGTTCAGGTCCGAGAGATGCTTCTTGTACATGGCTCTGACGCGAACCAAGTGTTGCCTACGTGTGAGCAGGTGCTTGAGTTTATCGAGCTTGAGGTTCTGTGCTGTGAACAAACGTGTTTTCTCTCGAAATGTGCGTGCGTATTGCGCGATCCGCAAAGCGTCCACTTTGTCGTTCTTCACACGCTTGATGCCCATGCTCTTTTGTATATCGAGCGGGTGCGCCAACCAAGCATGCCAGTGCTGCTCCACGATCAGATTAAGCAACATCAACGTATAGTGCCCGGTAGGTTCCAAACACACTAGGCATTCCCCGGTGTCAACTCCGTATCGTTTCTTCCAGCTGTTCATTAGCGTCATTACGGCTGTACGACCATTGCTTACTTGCAAGCTCTCCAAGTGAACACCGTGTTCATCGAGCAATGCGAAATCCAAGGTTGCACTGCTCACATCGATACCGATCCAATGCTTCATTTTCGTTTACTTTGAGGTTCAACAAATGATCGCTGTTGAGGCTGAGCGACAGGTCCGATGCTCCATGACTCTAATAGGCCCTTACGCCTAGCATTCTATCCGAGCCTTAGACCTGAGAAAGCCAGAGGTACCCATAAGTCTCTTAGGGGCTTTAACCCTAGCTGCGGAGTTGGTTCACCCCTGGCTTGGCTCAGTTCTCTTCAGTGATCTATCGACATCTAAGAAAATAGTTCCTTAGTGACGATGCAATACTAGAGCCTGCATAGGGTTAGTGGTCAAGTGGGCGTGAAGGCTCCGCGGCATCTTAATACGTTTGACCATCCGCCTTCAGAACCACAATACTTTCCCTTAGTGCTGGAACTTCCGTCGAATGTGCTTCATGATTCCAATGTTGGCCTGAGCTACGTAAACGGCGAATGACCTGTACTTCCTGCGTAAGCCAACCTACCTTTTCAGCGATGTCCGCGAGGATAAAATCCACGGGGATTACCACTCCGGCATATGCGGAGGTGCCAACGGCAATTTTTAGGACCGCATCTGGTTTTGCTCTGTTCCGAAGGTTCTTCAATAGTCCGGCCATGTCTTCAAAGTAGGCTTGAATCATATTGGGGATGTTCGGATTCCAAAGTTGCTCCTTGCGCACAACTAACTCTTTGTATGCTTTTGCATAGTTGATACCGAAGTCGTCATTAAATGGCTTCGCCCAGGCTGCTTGCACATGCGACCGGACCGTTTGGAGCCGAATATTCATCAAGTCTGCGTTAGTGCGAACAAAACCGCCCAAGAAAAGCTCCGGCCTATAGACATCTGTGTAGTCGAAGGAGTTCAAGTAAGGCGGTGATGTGACACAGAGGTCGAACTTTCGTATATCCCTGTGTGTACTGAGCCGCCGCGCATCCATGCGCTCAACACTGGACTTGGAACCAGATATTGGGGCTGCTACTACGTCCTCCTTCATCATAGCAATGTATGCCTCGTATGCGCTGAGAAAAGAGGACGCATTGAATGACCGATAGTTGTCCATGCGCTTGTACCGGAGGCATTTGCCATCAGGATACGCATTACAATTATCCATGGCTGCCTTCATAAGCGCCAAACGGCTTAACGATCGCTCAGGACGTGCGAAACGTTTGGTGGAATCCCAGCCTCCCATGAAGGATCGAAGTACGGACCTGTTGAATAGCCATTTACTCTTGCCTCCAGCTTGTGAGAAGGTGGAATAGGACTCAAGCGAAGTCTTCAGAGGCTGTCGAATGCCCTTGACCGTCCACTCAAACGCGTTTGAAAGGATACGGGGCGTTGATTGTTCAAGTTTGGCCTGACCAACAAAAGCGAGGAACGGATTTACTTCAAAGGCAAGGCACTCAACTCCACTTAAAGCATATTGCAGAGGACTAGTGCCGGAACCGCTGAAAGGCTCTATGGCGAAAATCCCATTCCGTGGTGTGTGATCGACCTCTGAAAGTGCGTCCGTAATTAGAGAAGCACTGAAGCCCTCCTTAATTGGGTACCATCGATGACGAGGCAACACCATGTTATCTACGGCATTGGTAATTGAGCGAACTGCATGTTTTGGCATACTTAGGCTTCTAAGAAAAGGCGGATTGGTTTTTCAAAGTCACTTCTTGTGGAATGGTAATCTGGGTTATAGGTGATTTCGCGTGTCGCAAAATGACATTGCTGTTTAGCTGTTAGTGATTTGGTGCTCGCCTTTACTCCATGGCGGCGACAGTCAAAAACAACGAGATAACCCAACGTGTCCGAAGCAGGACTATTTCGCTTGTGATTGTCAAGGTAATTCGCAAGTTGCTCTGCACCTTTATTTGCACGTGATTCGCCATAGTTGGCAGTGAATCTTGCACCATCACCACTACGGGATTTACCAATCCACTTAATTTCAATAAGTGCCTCTCTCGTAGACATCTGGGCTGTTAACTTGATGTCAATCGGATGGCTTTCATCGATATTTTGTTCGGGGCGAACCCAATAGTCATCAAAGCGCATACAACAGCGCAGGTAATGGCTAAGAGAGGTACGTAGCCGGTGTTCTGGTCCTGGCCCGAACCAGAAGCGTCTATCTGGATCTTGCCAAGCTTCCCGCAAAGTTGGGCATGTAGAGTGGCGAGCTAGGCTATGCCCGTAATCCAGCAGGGCTTCGCGCAGGTCATCAAAATGATGAAGCAGGAACTGACTTGGTGCCCCAGGTAGGAATTTGTCAACAGTCAGGCATTGTTCGCCAATCCGAAACTCCTCGACCTCTTGAACTAAACTGTAAACAATAGCGTCGGTCTGGTTTTGAAGGGG
This genomic window from Flavobacteriales bacterium contains:
- a CDS encoding IS110 family transposase, which codes for MKHWIGIDVSSATLDFALLDEHGVHLESLQVSNGRTAVMTLMNSWKKRYGVDTGECLVCLEPTGHYTLMLLNLIVEQHWHAWLAHPLDIQKSMGIKRVKNDKVDALRIAQYARTFREKTRLFTAQNLKLDKLKHLLTRRQHLVRVRAMYKKHLSDLNRYMDKDIKKAFDQLDKRLIVASDRAVIRVEQLIMAQIKADDITSEQYNLLLTIPGVGPQLASYLIALTDGFHRFTNPRELACHAGVAPFERSSGSSIRGRTQVSHQANKILKTMLHMAALANVQREGELKVYFQRKVSEGKKPILVVNAVRNKIIHCVCAVIRNNRPYEQRQLVQN